A window of the Bacteroidota bacterium genome harbors these coding sequences:
- a CDS encoding glycosyltransferase family 4 protein, producing the protein MKILTVIDTLKRGGRQRAAQDYALGYLRAGHGSAVLAVTGGGPRAQVLRQREVPVFIGGDDEAARAEAIRAAQAWQPDAVHLHSFGPPLPVMAEAIAHLKAALPAAPVLETTSFGKVDYRQRYTLTDVHLLMTRWAFWRWQKWTRSLRLPPLGVVAPITADPTSFYPVTAAERAAFRRTHGVPDDAFLFGRVGQPSVWKWDPVIFPAFARVARRYPQSYLFLVGLPPELRPDLDALDASVRERIIEVPLLDGDAALRACYGALDVFLHAARIGESFGLVLTEAMLCECPVVTLSTPARDNSQLEVVGHLRGGLVVNGEDGMVAAMTQLLRDEPLRRRLAEQGAEHVRSTLTLDHVVPALLRIIEMARAAPSRDALARALRAAPDLVTHVSDAEIVRRLHDTLDRVPRSHELMMQLIHVPLVARLVWGAKARLNRLRRGNA; encoded by the coding sequence ATGAAGATTCTCACGGTCATCGATACCCTGAAGCGCGGCGGGCGGCAGCGCGCCGCCCAGGACTACGCGCTCGGCTACCTCCGGGCCGGGCACGGCTCGGCGGTGCTCGCGGTGACCGGCGGCGGCCCGCGTGCCCAGGTGCTGCGCCAGCGCGAGGTGCCAGTGTTCATCGGCGGGGACGACGAGGCCGCCCGGGCGGAGGCGATCCGGGCGGCGCAGGCGTGGCAGCCGGACGCGGTGCATCTTCACAGCTTCGGTCCTCCGCTGCCGGTGATGGCCGAGGCCATCGCCCACCTCAAAGCCGCGCTGCCTGCCGCCCCGGTGCTCGAGACGACTTCGTTCGGGAAGGTCGATTACCGGCAGCGCTACACGCTCACGGACGTACATCTGCTAATGACGAGGTGGGCCTTCTGGCGCTGGCAGAAGTGGACGCGCTCGCTCCGCCTGCCCCCCCTTGGGGTGGTCGCCCCGATCACAGCGGACCCGACCTCGTTCTATCCCGTCACGGCTGCCGAGCGCGCTGCGTTCCGGCGCACGCACGGCGTACCGGATGACGCCTTCCTCTTCGGGCGCGTCGGCCAGCCGTCGGTGTGGAAGTGGGACCCGGTCATCTTCCCAGCGTTCGCCCGCGTCGCCCGCCGCTACCCCCAGAGCTACCTCTTTCTCGTCGGCCTCCCCCCGGAGCTTCGCCCCGACCTCGACGCCCTCGACGCGTCCGTGCGCGAACGGATCATCGAGGTGCCACTTCTGGACGGGGATGCGGCGCTGCGAGCGTGCTACGGCGCGCTCGACGTGTTTTTGCACGCCGCCCGGATCGGCGAGAGCTTCGGCCTCGTGCTGACCGAGGCAATGCTCTGCGAGTGCCCGGTCGTCACGCTCAGCACGCCCGCCCGCGACAACAGTCAGCTCGAAGTGGTCGGCCATCTCCGGGGGGGCCTCGTCGTCAACGGGGAGGATGGGATGGTGGCCGCGATGACGCAGCTGCTACGCGACGAGCCGCTGCGCCGCCGCCTCGCCGAGCAGGGTGCCGAGCACGTCCGGTCCACCTTAACGCTCGACCACGTAGTCCCGGCGCTGCTGCGTATCATCGAGATGGCGCGGGCGGCTCCGTCGCGCGACGCCCTCGCCCGCGCCCTCCGCGCCGCGCCCGACCTCGTCACGCACGTCTCCGACGCCGAGATCGTCCGCCGCCTGCACGACACCCTCGACCGCGTACCCCGCAGCCACGAACTGATGATGCAGTTGATCCACGTCCCGCTCGTCGCCCGGCTCGTCTGGGGGGCCAAAGCCCGGCTGAACCGCCTGCGGCGCGGTAACGCCTGA
- a CDS encoding flippase, whose protein sequence is MRFLLAPYRHVLKNLAWLSLASAAVKPLWFAFITFGCARVLGADGYGAFNTALSLGALCFAFTGFGINQYTVREVAADPAVASRFFTNFVAFRVVAYALAALAALVAAWLLDYDGRLILAVGLACLYQAATSLREYAHSFFQAFERLRYQAVSVVVEKVVVVALGLAALLVLGSVEGTILGMSLGMVLTTGGAVWWVARHLAPLQRESLDRAFLVRSLRPLIPFGLLSLFGMFFFRVDTVMVEAIGGLTAAGQYGLAFRIVEALNLLPVLVAQAAAYPRMARLAGAGTYGELGSVVWATVGLLLLVSLPAALAVALVADPLIGWISPDPQLGPAAAALRVLAWSLPLTSLRSTLSFALLALRDQRLLAWMLGLGVAFNIGLNLALIPQFGVQGAVYATLASEACLLAAHAVRYRIRIRTLTT, encoded by the coding sequence GTGCGCTTCCTCCTCGCCCCCTACCGCCACGTCCTGAAGAACCTGGCCTGGCTCAGCCTGGCCAGCGCGGCGGTCAAGCCGCTGTGGTTCGCGTTCATCACCTTCGGGTGCGCCCGCGTGCTCGGAGCCGACGGGTACGGCGCGTTCAACACCGCCCTCTCGCTGGGGGCGCTCTGCTTCGCCTTCACCGGCTTCGGCATCAACCAGTATACCGTGCGCGAGGTGGCGGCCGACCCGGCGGTGGCGTCGCGGTTCTTTACCAACTTCGTCGCCTTCCGCGTCGTCGCCTACGCGCTGGCGGCGCTGGCAGCGCTCGTCGCGGCGTGGCTCCTGGACTACGACGGCAGGCTGATCTTGGCCGTCGGGCTGGCCTGCCTGTACCAGGCCGCGACCAGCCTGCGGGAGTATGCCCACAGCTTCTTCCAGGCGTTCGAGCGGCTGCGCTACCAGGCGGTCTCGGTAGTGGTGGAGAAAGTAGTGGTGGTCGCGCTCGGCCTCGCCGCGCTGCTCGTGCTCGGCTCGGTCGAGGGAACGATTCTGGGCATGAGCCTCGGGATGGTGCTGACGACGGGCGGGGCCGTGTGGTGGGTCGCCCGTCACCTCGCGCCGTTGCAGCGCGAGTCGCTGGACCGGGCGTTTCTCGTCCGCTCGCTCCGCCCGCTGATCCCCTTCGGCCTGCTCAGCCTGTTCGGGATGTTTTTCTTCCGGGTGGACACCGTGATGGTGGAGGCGATCGGCGGACTGACGGCGGCCGGGCAGTACGGGCTGGCCTTTCGGATCGTCGAGGCGCTCAATCTGCTCCCGGTCCTGGTGGCCCAGGCAGCGGCCTACCCCCGGATGGCGCGGCTCGCCGGAGCGGGGACGTACGGCGAGCTGGGGTCGGTGGTGTGGGCGACAGTGGGCCTCCTGCTGCTCGTCTCGCTCCCGGCAGCCCTCGCCGTCGCGCTCGTGGCCGACCCACTGATCGGGTGGATTTCGCCGGACCCGCAGCTCGGGCCTGCCGCCGCCGCGCTGCGGGTGCTCGCATGGTCACTCCCGCTGACCAGCCTGCGCTCGACACTCTCCTTCGCCCTGCTGGCCCTCCGCGACCAGCGGCTCCTCGCGTGGATGCTGGGCCTCGGGGTGGCGTTTAACATCGGCCTGAACCTCGCTCTGATTCCCCAGTTTGGTGTGCAGGGCGCGGTCTACGCCACGCTCGCGTCTGAGGCGTGCCTGCTGGCGGCTCACGCCGTGCGCTACCGCATTCGGATACGGACCCTCACGACCTAG